Within the Photobacterium swingsii genome, the region ATTTGCTTTTGCTGATAGGGTATTCAATCGGCTTTTTCAAAATGGTCGCTGCGGCCACACTGTAGAAATCACGTTGACCAAGCAAAGACTCATAAATTTTATTCGCTTCGGCTTGCTTACCTTCACGCGCTAACAAGTACGCCTGCCAGAATGTCCAGCGGGTGGTCTCTTTAGCTTTGGCGGGTAAGCGTTTTACCCACACATTCACCGCTTGCCAGTCAGCGTCACGCATGGCAGTGCGAATACGACGCTCAATCAAGCTCACCTTGGTACTTTTGGCGATCACCTTATCGCGCCAAGTGATCAAATCAGCGTTGTCTGTGGTCATTAACCGCGAGGCGACATAGTCGGCCAATTGTTGGCGTTTAGCTTTGCTATAGTGCTGACCATCCATGGTGCGGGTGTATTGTTTGACCGCTTCTTTCACATCTTTACGGGCTAAGCGCTGATACGCCACCACAGTCAGCTTTTGATTGAACGGGGTGACTTTACTGGCTTTAGCAAAGTCCGCCACCATGGCGGGCTTCTCAAGCAATTGGATCACCTTGTTACCGCTAATACGGCCCGAGGTTGATAACTGCTTGTTTAAATACGTTAGAAACTGTTTGTTGTCCTTGCCATACACCAGCAGCATCCGATCGAGAATGTCTTCATCGTGGCGTTTACCTGCCTTGTGCCATGCCTCTAATAACGGGTCACATTCATCGGCAATGGAACTGCCTTTTTGCCAAATGTCTGCCGCGCCTTGCCAGGCTTCTTGTTTTTGACCTTGCTGCAATTTGGCGTAATAGAACTGGCATTGCAGCACTTCGCCACGCGGTTTGGTTGGCTGAAACGCAAGGAACTCATCCCAGCGCTGCGCAATGGCTAAATAGCTGGCGTAACGATATTGAATGGTGGGGTGAAAAGGCAGGGTTTTATATTGGGTTAAAAAGGCGTGGACTTCCTCAGGTGATTTGTTTGTTAAACTGCGAGAAAAGTCACGATAGTCCAAATACGGCGTTAATGGATAATTATCCAATTTGTTCCGCAACTGACTGAATTTTTCGGCATCGTTATCTTCAAGCGCATCTTGTGCTTGTTCGTACCATGCCCGTTGTTCATCGAGTGTGGCAGCCTGTAATGCAGGTGCAACCCCAATTCCCAGCCCGATACACGCGGCATATAGCACCTTTTTCATAACAGTCATTGACACAAGAAAACTCCATTTCGATTTGGTATCACTCATACTAAACACTAATTATGAACATTACTGTTAAACTTAGGTCAAGGTCGAGTAAAATACCCCCTTCCTTTACGATTAGAGATAGCAACGGATATGGCTGAATACGTCTATACCATGTCGCGCGTGGGCAAAATTGTTCCACCTAAGCGTCAAATCTTAAAAGATATTTCATTAAGCTTCTTCCCTGGCGCCAAAATTGGTGTTTTAGGTCTAAATGGTTCGGGTAAATCTACCCTGCTTCGCATCATGGCGGGTATCGATACCGATATTGAGGGTGAAGCGCGTCCTCAAACTGGCCTTAAAGTTGGCTACCTACCGCAAGAACCTGTGCTTGATGAAGAAAAAACGGTACGCGAAGTGGTTGAAGAATCCGTCGCTGATGTAAAAGACGCACTAACCCGTCTTGATGCCGTTTATGCAGCATACGCAGAAGAAGATGCAGATTTCGATAAACTTGCGAAAGAGCAAGGTGAACTAGAAGCATTAATTGAGACCAAAGACGGTCACAACCTAGACATGCAACTAGAGCGTGCGGCAGATGCCCTACGCCTTCCTGAGTGGGATGCGAAAATCAAATTCCTTTCAGGTGGTGAACGTCGTCGTGTGGCAATCTGTCGCTTACTACTTGATAAGCCAGACATGCTACTGCTTGATGAACCAACCAACCACTTGGATGCAGAATCTGTGGCTTGGCTTGAGCATTTCTTGGTCGATTACAGCGGTACTGTTGTGGCAATCACGCACGACCGTTACTTCCTTGATAACGCTGCTGGCTGGATCCTAGAGCTTGACCGTGGTGAAGGTATTCCATGGGAAGGTAACTACACCTCATGGCTTGAGCAAAAAGACGCACGTTTACAACAAGAATCTGCGCAAGAAAATGCACGCCAGAAAACGATCGCAAAAGAGCTGGAGTGGGTTCGTCAAAACCCTAAAGGCCGTCAAGCGAAATCAAAAGCACGTATGGCGCGCTTTGAAGAGCTTAATACAAACGATCACCAAAAACGTAACGAAACCAACGAGCTATTTATCCCGCCAGGTGAACGCCTAGGTGATAAAGTGCTTGAGGTGAACAACCTTACGAAATCGTTCGGCGATCGTGTACTGATCGACAACCTATCGTTCAGCATGCCTAAGGGTGCAATCGTGGGGATTATCGGTGCCAATGGTGCAGGTAAATCAACGCTATTCAAAATGCTGAGCGGCGCAGAACAACCTGATTCTGGTACGATTGAGTTGGGTGACACCGTTAGCCTAGCATCGGTTGAGCAGTTCCGTGACAGCATGACCGACAGCAACACGGTGTACCAAGAGATTTCAGAAGGTGCGGAAATTATCCGTATCAACAACTTTGAAATTCCGGCACGTGCTTATGCATCTCGCTTTAACTTCCGTGGTAGCGATCAGCAAAAACTGATTGGCGACCTATCGGGTGGTGAGCGTAACCGTGTTCACTTGGCAAAACTGCTAAAAGCGGGCGGTAACGTACTGCTACTCGATGAACCGACCAATGACCTTGACGTAGAAACCCTACGTGCATTGGAAGAAGCGCTGCTTGAATTCCCTGGCTGTGCCATGGTTATCTCGCACGACCGTTGGTTCCTTGACCGTATCGCAACCCACATTCTTGACTACCGTGATGAAGGCCAAGTTAACTTCTACGAAGGTAACTACACCGAATACACCGAGTGGCTGAAGAAAACATTGGGCGCACAAGCGGCTGAACCACACCGTATTAAATACAAGCGTATTGCTAAGTAATGCGCTGTTCAGCCTGATCCCATCAACTATTGGTGATTTCAGGTATGAATTGCATCAAGGGCAGCTTCGGCTGCCCTTTTTTGTACCTCGCGTTCTGTACCTAGCATTTTGTCTCCACTTTTTGGCACTCAGCAACAAGGTCCCATAGGTCATAACTTACGCCACCCTTCCACTTGATCACCGAGCCACTTCCTTCTCAGCAGCCATGCATTTAGTGCCTTTTTCGGTCTCGACACCCTTGCTATCACGGTATAATTAGCTGATAAAGCGCTTAATTTGTGATCATCTAACTGGCGTGTTTGGCCATTTAACCGTACACTGTTACACAAAGCTTGTTATGTCTCACGACCCTTTATAATTACTAATAAGAATAAATAATTATGGTTGAACGTCGTCATTTTAAACGCATCATGTATCAAGCACCTGCTACCTTGCATCAAACTGATGGCAACTGGCAGACAGATGTAAGAGATCTATCGTTACAAGGGATTTTAATCACCCGCCCTACAGGCTGGCACCCGAGTCGCGATGACACTTACACCATCACCTTTTGTTTACATGAGTGTGATATTGAATTGAGCATGGAAACTCAATTAGTGGATAACAACGAAGATTGCCTTCGCATGAAAATCCACCACATCGATATCGATAGCGCTAGTCATTTAAAACGCCTCGTCGAATTGAACGTCGGCACTGATGAACTGTTACATCGCGAACTCGAACACCTAACGGATTTACATAACATTTAACTGTAACGAATCATCATGTCAGACACTATTTGTATCTCGGTGTCCCACCGTCGTGGGACATCCCATTATTTGATCAATCGATTTAAGAAACGCTACGCGGCCTTTTTTGTTTTATTCCTAGGCGGTATGTTGGGCTACGGTAGCTTTAACATTTACCAGCTTTATCAACAAAATGAAGTTTCTAACGTCCAGCTAAGTCAACTGAATGTTCAAGCAGAACAGCTCAGTGACTCCCTGTCGGAAGAAAACGCCACCAACCAAGTGCTCAGCCAAGAGTTGGAAGACAAGAAAAACGAACTCATGATGCTAGAGCAGCGGATTGATGACGTCGAAGCGATTCTGGGCTTACAAGCTGAAAACACCAATGTACCACTGGAACAGCGTGTCGACAGTGCCGCGATCAGCTCGGCAGTGCGTGGGACTTTGTTTCGTTTGATCCCAAATGGTAGCCCGACGCCAAACATTCGAATGTCATCAGGCTTTGGCACTCGCATTCACCCCGTGACAGGCAAACGTAAACGCCATAATGGGCTCGATTTTGCCGCTAACATTGGCACCCCGATTTATGCCCCTGCCGACGGTGTGATTGAAAATGTGCGTCCGAGTAATAAAGGCTCTGGTAACTTCATTAAGCTGAGCCACTCCTTCGGCTTTATGTCGACCTACTCACACATGAAGAAATTCAATGTAAAGCGTGGTCAATTTGTTCGTAAAGGCGATTTACTGGGCTGGACGGGTAACTCAGGCTTATCAACCGGTCCGCATCTGCATTACGAAATCCGCTTTTTAGGCCGCGCTCTGAATCCACGTAACTTTGTCATGTGGACACCTGATAACTTTGATTCATTATTTGAAAAAGAGAAATCCGTGCAGTGGGCAACCATGCTGGAAATGATCAATAACGTGGTTGCTATGCAAGTGCAACTGACCCAAGCGCCATCGCTAGAAGCGACGATTAAAACGGCCAATACGGCCTCTCGTCAATCGGATCAGCGCCAGCTATAGCCTGACCTTGGGGTAAAGCGCCAATTTAGATATAAAAAAGCGAGTATCACAGTACTCGCTTTTTTATTCGCCGTATTTTGTCCAGATGCAAGCAGGAGCGATTAGCTCATGCTATCAATGGGTGTAATCAGCTCACGCGATCAAAGGCCGCCAGCGCTTCTTGCAGATCTTCAACCGCTATGATTTCAATCCCGCTCACCTGACGGCTGGCATTGGCTTTCGGCACAATCGCACGGGTAAAGCCTTGTTTAGCGGCCTCACGAATACGCTCGACCCCATTCGCGGCTGGGCGAATATCTGCGTTCAAACCAATCTCACCAAACACTAAGACATCTTGCGGAATAGGTGCGTTTTTAAAGCTAGAGAAGATCGCTAACAGCACCGCCAAATCAGCCGAGGTTTCCTCAATCTTGATCCCGCCGACACAGTTTACAAAGATATCCATGTCGGTCAGCATCACCCCACCATGACGCGCCAGAACCGCAATCGACATGGCCAGTCGGTTATGATCATAACCCACCGATAAACGACGTGGATTTTCAGTGACCGAGGTATTACACAAGGCTTGAATTTCCACCAGCAGTGGCCGTGTTCCTTCCCACAAGGTGGTACAGGTTGAGCCCGCATGGTTTTTATCGGAGCGACTCAAGAAAATCGCCGATGGGTTTTTCACCTGCTTCATGCCTTGCTCAGTCATGGCAAAAAAGCACGATTCTGAATCGGCACCAAAACGGTTTTTCGAGGTACGCAGTACGCGGAATTTCTCATCTGAGGTTGACGATAAGGCAAACAAGCCATCCACAATGTGGATCAGCTGCATCGGGCCCGCCACGTTCGAATCTTTGTTAATATGGCCGATGATCAAAAAGGTCACGCCTTCGGTTTTCGCGTAACGCGTTAACGCTGCCGCCGACTCTTTTACTTGGCTCGGGCTACCCGCCGCCGATTCGTTGTGCGCCACTGTCATGGTTTGGATCGAGTCGATAATCACAAAGTCTGCTTTTTGCTGCGAAACCAAATTTAAGATCTGTTCTACTGAGGTTTCAGCCACAACATTGATTTTATCTAGGTTAGGCGTTTTCAAGCGCACCGCTCGTTGCGAGATCTGATTGATCGATTCCTCACCCGAAACATATAACGCAGACTTATGCTCAGCCACCGAACCTATGCTTTGCAGCAGTAGCGTCGATTTACCGGCACCT harbors:
- the ettA gene encoding energy-dependent translational throttle protein EttA → MAEYVYTMSRVGKIVPPKRQILKDISLSFFPGAKIGVLGLNGSGKSTLLRIMAGIDTDIEGEARPQTGLKVGYLPQEPVLDEEKTVREVVEESVADVKDALTRLDAVYAAYAEEDADFDKLAKEQGELEALIETKDGHNLDMQLERAADALRLPEWDAKIKFLSGGERRRVAICRLLLDKPDMLLLDEPTNHLDAESVAWLEHFLVDYSGTVVAITHDRYFLDNAAGWILELDRGEGIPWEGNYTSWLEQKDARLQQESAQENARQKTIAKELEWVRQNPKGRQAKSKARMARFEELNTNDHQKRNETNELFIPPGERLGDKVLEVNNLTKSFGDRVLIDNLSFSMPKGAIVGIIGANGAGKSTLFKMLSGAEQPDSGTIELGDTVSLASVEQFRDSMTDSNTVYQEISEGAEIIRINNFEIPARAYASRFNFRGSDQQKLIGDLSGGERNRVHLAKLLKAGGNVLLLDEPTNDLDVETLRALEEALLEFPGCAMVISHDRWFLDRIATHILDYRDEGQVNFYEGNYTEYTEWLKKTLGAQAAEPHRIKYKRIAK
- the radA gene encoding DNA repair protein RadA — encoded protein: MAKTKRAYVCSDCGADFPRWQGQCSACAAWNTITEFTIPKTKAAVGVASATNSYAGASTKVQKLSEVKATDVPRYSSGICELDRVLGGGIVPGSVLLLCGDPGAGKSTLLLQSIGSVAEHKSALYVSGEESINQISQRAVRLKTPNLDKINVVAETSVEQILNLVSQQKADFVIIDSIQTMTVAHNESAAGSPSQVKESAAALTRYAKTEGVTFLIIGHINKDSNVAGPMQLIHIVDGLFALSSTSDEKFRVLRTSKNRFGADSESCFFAMTEQGMKQVKNPSAIFLSRSDKNHAGSTCTTLWEGTRPLLVEIQALCNTSVTENPRRLSVGYDHNRLAMSIAVLARHGGVMLTDMDIFVNCVGGIKIEETSADLAVLLAIFSSFKNAPIPQDVLVFGEIGLNADIRPAANGVERIREAAKQGFTRAIVPKANASRQVSGIEIIAVEDLQEALAAFDRVS
- a CDS encoding PilZ domain-containing protein — encoded protein: MVERRHFKRIMYQAPATLHQTDGNWQTDVRDLSLQGILITRPTGWHPSRDDTYTITFCLHECDIELSMETQLVDNNEDCLRMKIHHIDIDSASHLKRLVELNVGTDELLHRELEHLTDLHNI
- the sltY gene encoding murein transglycosylase → MKKVLYAACIGLGIGVAPALQAATLDEQRAWYEQAQDALEDNDAEKFSQLRNKLDNYPLTPYLDYRDFSRSLTNKSPEEVHAFLTQYKTLPFHPTIQYRYASYLAIAQRWDEFLAFQPTKPRGEVLQCQFYYAKLQQGQKQEAWQGAADIWQKGSSIADECDPLLEAWHKAGKRHDEDILDRMLLVYGKDNKQFLTYLNKQLSTSGRISGNKVIQLLEKPAMVADFAKASKVTPFNQKLTVVAYQRLARKDVKEAVKQYTRTMDGQHYSKAKRQQLADYVASRLMTTDNADLITWRDKVIAKSTKVSLIERRIRTAMRDADWQAVNVWVKRLPAKAKETTRWTFWQAYLLAREGKQAEANKIYESLLGQRDFYSVAAATILKKPIEYPISKSKLVVKDTDDDRESLNRIKELVAVDKLYAARSEWAYLLRGKKPDQALKLATYAAANRWHHLAVQATIAGRLWSYHELRFPLAHKWWFDFFSKERDLPTTTMMALARQESAWNTEAQSPVGARGLMQLMPATAKETAKKLERNYKGKDSLFDPGVNIRLGSGYLKMMLDRHDNNRVYSFAAYNAGPSRVSRWQKQTDGQLDVFTFIEAIPFNETRGYVQNVLMFDVYYSKRMGQKKPLLTPEELQASY
- a CDS encoding M23 family metallopeptidase; its protein translation is MSDTICISVSHRRGTSHYLINRFKKRYAAFFVLFLGGMLGYGSFNIYQLYQQNEVSNVQLSQLNVQAEQLSDSLSEENATNQVLSQELEDKKNELMMLEQRIDDVEAILGLQAENTNVPLEQRVDSAAISSAVRGTLFRLIPNGSPTPNIRMSSGFGTRIHPVTGKRKRHNGLDFAANIGTPIYAPADGVIENVRPSNKGSGNFIKLSHSFGFMSTYSHMKKFNVKRGQFVRKGDLLGWTGNSGLSTGPHLHYEIRFLGRALNPRNFVMWTPDNFDSLFEKEKSVQWATMLEMINNVVAMQVQLTQAPSLEATIKTANTASRQSDQRQL